In a genomic window of Festucalex cinctus isolate MCC-2025b chromosome 11, RoL_Fcin_1.0, whole genome shotgun sequence:
- the tfpia gene encoding tissue factor pathway inhibitor a isoform X2 → MTMVGAASAQRHGFPEQQAQPELFIFNELCALKEDPGPCRSLRARFFFNVDAGRCQLFEYGGCGGNANNFESLEACRETCVVSDDKDPCHLPEAEGPCRGLVTRYFYDGSSQQCKRFYYGGCFGNANNFRSIGECRAKCHKRESVEVQTSASEITDVQPTILTGEHTVNMAVVQTNNTDPEHSQDANLPDVCLEPVDLGTCDGSVRRFAYHPKTKRCHEFLYSGCGGNNNNFKHRRHCIRKCNKSRKDRNMMKMIRIRKKNIPNLLHGSV, encoded by the exons AGGCTCAACCGgagcttttcatcttcaacgAGCTGTGCGCCCTGAAGGAGGACCCGGGACCGTGCCGGTCCTTGCGGGCCAGGTTCTTCTTCAACGTGGACGCGGGTCGGTGCCAGCTCTTTGAATACGGCGGCTGCGGCGGAAACGCCAACAACTTTGAGAGCCTGGAGGCGTGCCGGGAAACCTGCGTTGTCTCGG ACGATAAAGACCCGTGTCACTTACCCGAAGCGGAAGGTCCGTGTCGCGGCCTGGTGACGCGTTACTTCTACGACGGCAGCAGTCAGCAGTGCAAGCGCTTCTATTACGGCGGCTGCTTCGGCAACGCCAATAATTTCAGGAGCATCGGCGAGTGCCGGGCCAAATGTCACAAACGAG AAAGCGTTGAAGTCCAAACCAGTGCCAGCGAAATCACTGATGTGCAACCGACCATATTAACCG GTGAGCACACGGTCAACATGGCTGTGGTGCAAACCAACAACACGGATCCGGAACATTCACAGG ATGCGAACCTACCAGATGTGTGCTTGGAACCCGTGGACCTAGGAACATGCGACGGTAGCGTGCGCAGGTTTGCTTACCATCCCAAAACCAAGCGCTGTCACGAGTTCCTGTACAGCGGCTGCGGagggaacaacaacaacttcaAACACCGACGACACTGTATCAGGAAGTGCAATAAAAGCCGAAAGG ATCGCAACATGATGAAGATGATTCGAATAAGGAAGAAAAATATTCCCAACCTTCTTCACGGCTCAGTCTGA
- the tfpia gene encoding tissue factor pathway inhibitor a isoform X1 translates to MKRRLSSAFWFSCVFFLGTCCSCTAAQEAQPELFIFNELCALKEDPGPCRSLRARFFFNVDAGRCQLFEYGGCGGNANNFESLEACRETCVVSDDKDPCHLPEAEGPCRGLVTRYFYDGSSQQCKRFYYGGCFGNANNFRSIGECRAKCHKRESVEVQTSASEITDVQPTILTGEHTVNMAVVQTNNTDPEHSQDANLPDVCLEPVDLGTCDGSVRRFAYHPKTKRCHEFLYSGCGGNNNNFKHRRHCIRKCNKSRKDRNMMKMIRIRKKNIPNLLHGSV, encoded by the exons AGGCTCAACCGgagcttttcatcttcaacgAGCTGTGCGCCCTGAAGGAGGACCCGGGACCGTGCCGGTCCTTGCGGGCCAGGTTCTTCTTCAACGTGGACGCGGGTCGGTGCCAGCTCTTTGAATACGGCGGCTGCGGCGGAAACGCCAACAACTTTGAGAGCCTGGAGGCGTGCCGGGAAACCTGCGTTGTCTCGG ACGATAAAGACCCGTGTCACTTACCCGAAGCGGAAGGTCCGTGTCGCGGCCTGGTGACGCGTTACTTCTACGACGGCAGCAGTCAGCAGTGCAAGCGCTTCTATTACGGCGGCTGCTTCGGCAACGCCAATAATTTCAGGAGCATCGGCGAGTGCCGGGCCAAATGTCACAAACGAG AAAGCGTTGAAGTCCAAACCAGTGCCAGCGAAATCACTGATGTGCAACCGACCATATTAACCG GTGAGCACACGGTCAACATGGCTGTGGTGCAAACCAACAACACGGATCCGGAACATTCACAGG ATGCGAACCTACCAGATGTGTGCTTGGAACCCGTGGACCTAGGAACATGCGACGGTAGCGTGCGCAGGTTTGCTTACCATCCCAAAACCAAGCGCTGTCACGAGTTCCTGTACAGCGGCTGCGGagggaacaacaacaacttcaAACACCGACGACACTGTATCAGGAAGTGCAATAAAAGCCGAAAGG ATCGCAACATGATGAAGATGATTCGAATAAGGAAGAAAAATATTCCCAACCTTCTTCACGGCTCAGTCTGA